From Glycine soja cultivar W05 chromosome 4, ASM419377v2, whole genome shotgun sequence, the proteins below share one genomic window:
- the LOC114409047 gene encoding uncharacterized protein LOC114409047, whose translation MEVLVGPAFTIDVPSSPPQHAGSDDRIFLNVSPEEGDGSNFRISGPPKFFAGGESESSSSIGTPDDSDNEEEEEVQSQLKIRTGLGSLDALEESLPIKRGLSSHFDGKSKSFSDLSQMSNLSNLKELQKQESPFNKRRRVLIASKWSRRSSFYSWSNPQSMPLLPVDEDQDYDYEEEEEEEDDEEKARKVPSASSSSSSSLAEEKKQEDQVQLRLNRVPESYAAHMRLRLGSFKARSFSLADLQEHDDEEEDDD comes from the exons atggagGTTTTGGTGGGTCCCGCTTTCACCATCGACGTTCCCTCGTCTCCGCCGCAGCATGCCGGTTCCGATGATCGGATCTTTCTTAACGTGTCACCCGAAGAAGGTGATGGGTCGAACTTTCGTATTTCGGGCCCACCCAAGTTCTTCGCCGGCGGCGAGTCGGAGAGTTCGTCGTCGATCGGAACCCCTGATGACAGCGACAacgaggaggaggaagaagtgCAGAGCCAGTTAAAGATACGAACTGGGTTGGGTTCTTTGGATGCTTTGGAAGAATCTCTTCCCATCAA GAGGGGATTGTCGAGTCATTTTGATGGAAAATCAAAATCGTTCTCAGATCTATCTCAAATGAGTAATTTGAGTAATCTGAAGGAGTTGCAAAAGCAAGAGAGTCCTTTCAACAAGAGAAGAAGGGTTTTGATTGCATCCAAGTGGTCCAGAAGATCATCTTTCTATTCCTGGTCCAACCCACAATCCATGCCTCTTTTGCCTGTGGATGAGGATCaggattatgattatgaagaggaagaagaagaagaagatgacgaAGAAAAAGCTAGAAAAGTTCCCTCTGCTTCatcttcttcgtcttcctcctTGGCCGAGGAAAAGAAACAAGAAGATCAGGTTCAGCTAAGACTCAACAGAGTGCCAGAATCTTATGCTGCTCATATGAGACTTAGACTTGGAAGCTTCAAGGCTAGAAGCTTTTCTCTTGCAGATCTGCAAGAGCATGATGAtgaggaagaagatgatgattga